The following proteins are co-located in the Polystyrenella longa genome:
- a CDS encoding alpha/beta fold hydrolase, whose protein sequence is MACQQRLQSSADYLLMAFIILLSMIANAVAEETPLYGPRLSEGYVEHLIPIEGGELCCVQRRGRGPTLMLIPGTFSDSRVFRKLIPHLDPHLNLLLLENRGLGKSHPKPTPDVTIETLGQDALKVADHLKIDKFFVSGHSLGGMISIEVAGAAPERLLGVLSLEGWTNWQAARDAFDFDMKSTLSPSELEESRLYREDTLADWTKEEEKAFAQLWRRWDGSLILKSTKVSVLEIYGTRNRPPATRQQLHIPERDIIELVWIEGAAHKVHLEEPKQVGELMNRFIRTKMEK, encoded by the coding sequence ATGGCCTGCCAGCAGCGGCTCCAGTCTTCCGCAGATTATCTACTCATGGCCTTCATTATTCTACTATCAATGATTGCAAATGCCGTCGCAGAAGAGACTCCGCTGTATGGCCCGCGACTGTCCGAAGGTTATGTCGAACACCTGATTCCCATTGAGGGGGGCGAACTCTGCTGCGTACAGCGGCGGGGCAGGGGACCAACCTTGATGTTGATTCCCGGAACATTCTCGGACAGCCGCGTTTTTCGCAAGCTAATTCCACATCTCGATCCGCATCTGAACCTATTGCTGCTGGAGAATCGGGGACTCGGGAAAAGTCATCCCAAACCCACACCAGACGTCACCATCGAAACCCTGGGGCAAGATGCTTTAAAAGTTGCAGACCATCTGAAAATCGACAAGTTTTTTGTTAGCGGACACAGTCTTGGCGGAATGATATCAATCGAAGTCGCTGGCGCCGCACCAGAACGACTTCTGGGTGTCCTCTCCCTCGAAGGCTGGACCAATTGGCAGGCGGCACGCGACGCCTTTGACTTTGACATGAAGTCGACACTTAGCCCATCAGAACTAGAAGAGTCCCGTCTTTACCGGGAAGATACTTTGGCAGATTGGACGAAAGAAGAAGAGAAGGCCTTCGCTCAACTTTGGCGACGATGGGATGGTTCACTTATTTTAAAGTCGACCAAGGTTTCTGTCCTTGAAATCTACGGAACCCGTAACAGACCACCAGCAACTCGCCAACAGTTGCATATTCCAGAACGAGATATTATTGAACTCGTCTGGATAGAAGGTGCGGCCCATAAAGTGCATCTAGAGGAACCCAAACAAGTGGGTGAGTTGATGAATCGGTTCATAAGGACGAAGATGGAGAAGTGA
- a CDS encoding SpoIIAA family protein, translating to MSCIVTETSDGRIIEIELSGKLTAEAYEQFMPVIEAKIKEFGKVRMLVILTDFHGWDVAALWEDMKFDMKHHKDIDRLALVGESKWEKGMSSFCRPFIKAEIKYFEKEELEAARVWIQE from the coding sequence ATGAGCTGCATCGTCACTGAAACTTCTGATGGACGTATTATCGAAATTGAATTGAGCGGGAAATTGACAGCGGAAGCTTATGAGCAATTCATGCCTGTCATCGAAGCGAAGATTAAAGAGTTCGGTAAGGTTCGTATGCTGGTGATCCTCACGGACTTCCACGGTTGGGACGTGGCTGCTCTGTGGGAAGATATGAAATTTGATATGAAACATCATAAAGATATTGATCGCCTCGCTCTGGTCGGAGAATCGAAGTGGGAAAAAGGCATGTCATCCTTTTGTCGTCCCTTCATCAAAGCAGAGATCAAATACTTTGAAAAAGAAGAGCTTGAAGCTGCCCGCGTCTGGATTCAGGAGTAA
- a CDS encoding DUF421 domain-containing protein codes for MISKWITSGWTEFPMVLLSCLLIYSLILLYTRLAGLRSFSKMSSADFAMTVAVGSLFGSTISGPNPSVVMGAIALASLFAGQWLLALLRRRSSVVNQAIDNQPILLMHGKTILEDNLKLANVTRNDLFAKLREANALNYDHVLAVVFETTGDVSVLHSNDPEAKLEPDFLQEIRGAERLFNS; via the coding sequence ATGATATCGAAATGGATTACGTCGGGTTGGACCGAATTCCCCATGGTGCTCTTAAGCTGTCTCCTCATCTACAGCTTGATTTTGCTGTACACTCGCTTGGCCGGACTTCGAAGCTTTTCCAAGATGTCCTCCGCCGACTTTGCGATGACCGTCGCCGTCGGGTCGTTGTTTGGATCAACTATCTCTGGGCCAAACCCTTCCGTAGTAATGGGAGCGATCGCACTTGCTTCTCTCTTTGCCGGTCAATGGCTTCTGGCCTTGTTGCGTCGTCGATCGTCAGTCGTCAATCAGGCCATCGACAATCAACCCATTTTGTTGATGCATGGTAAAACCATACTGGAAGACAATCTAAAACTCGCCAACGTCACGCGTAACGATCTGTTCGCCAAACTTCGCGAAGCAAATGCACTCAATTACGATCATGTCCTTGCCGTTGTATTTGAAACAACTGGGGATGTCTCCGTACTGCACAGCAACGATCCAGAAGCGAAATTGGAGCCTGATTTCCTGCAGGAGATCAGAGGAGCAGAGAGACTCTTCAATTCGTGA
- the ribA gene encoding GTP cyclohydrolase II gives MSDNEQDSSKFNSVEEAIQAIKAGRLVIVIDDADRENEGDFICAAESITPEQVDFMLSKGKGVLCVPMIEETAVRLHLQSAVQEQNNTAPHRTPFLTPVDHIDAGSGVSLRNRALTIRELANPHADASNFVRPGHINTLLAKEGGVLRRAGHTEATIDLMRLAGRRSVGVLIEICEPDGENMASIDQLVKISQEYDIPIITIENLIRYRRIREQLLHRDADVVLPTREYGEPRLLGYRVDHEDQEPIAIVWGDLSSVEAPLVRMHSSCFTGDLVDSLRCDCGDQLHMAMGMIYKEGVGAVVYLPQEGRGIGLLAKLKAYELQDQGMDTVEANLKLGFKADLRDYMVGLQILKDLGLSKIRLLTNNPKKTSASVYDGVDIHVVEQVPIVAPPEKHREHYMNTKRDKMGHALP, from the coding sequence ATGTCAGACAACGAACAAGATTCGAGCAAATTCAATTCTGTCGAAGAAGCGATTCAGGCGATCAAGGCGGGACGCCTGGTGATCGTGATCGATGATGCCGACCGGGAGAACGAAGGGGACTTCATCTGTGCCGCGGAAAGTATCACGCCGGAACAGGTCGACTTTATGCTTTCCAAAGGGAAAGGTGTCCTCTGTGTTCCCATGATTGAAGAGACCGCCGTCCGTCTGCATTTGCAGTCTGCCGTTCAGGAACAAAACAATACAGCCCCACATCGCACTCCCTTCCTGACGCCGGTCGATCATATCGATGCGGGCTCGGGAGTGAGTCTGAGAAACCGGGCGTTGACGATTCGCGAATTGGCCAACCCTCACGCGGATGCCAGTAACTTTGTGCGACCGGGGCACATTAATACCCTCTTGGCCAAAGAAGGTGGTGTATTACGACGCGCCGGACATACCGAAGCGACGATCGATTTGATGCGTCTCGCCGGCCGGCGTTCCGTTGGAGTGCTCATTGAAATCTGTGAGCCTGATGGCGAAAACATGGCGAGCATTGATCAACTCGTCAAAATCTCCCAAGAATATGACATTCCGATCATAACGATCGAGAACCTGATCCGCTACCGGCGTATTCGCGAGCAACTGCTGCATCGCGATGCTGATGTCGTTCTTCCGACGCGAGAATATGGTGAGCCTCGATTGCTGGGTTACCGGGTTGACCATGAAGATCAGGAACCAATTGCGATTGTCTGGGGTGATCTCTCTTCCGTCGAAGCACCCTTAGTTCGCATGCACTCCTCTTGCTTTACAGGAGACCTGGTTGATTCACTTCGCTGTGACTGTGGAGACCAGTTACACATGGCGATGGGAATGATTTACAAAGAAGGTGTGGGAGCCGTTGTGTATCTTCCTCAGGAAGGACGCGGTATTGGTCTTCTCGCCAAGCTGAAAGCGTATGAGCTTCAGGATCAGGGAATGGACACTGTAGAAGCGAACCTGAAACTTGGTTTCAAAGCAGACCTGCGGGATTACATGGTTGGTTTACAGATCTTGAAAGATCTTGGACTATCGAAAATTCGGCTGCTTACGAACAACCCGAAAAAAACTTCTGCCTCGGTTTATGATGGCGTCGATATTCATGTGGTCGAACAAGTCCCCATCGTCGCCCCTCCGGAGAAACACCGCGAGCACTATATGAATACGAAACGGGACAAGATGGGGCACGCCCTCCCCTAG
- a CDS encoding DUF1549 domain-containing protein, which produces MSRTQMIWRNLILASCGLLLFSSVMPVSQSVQAETTSPATEAATTEPESKPVPVTAIRIEAATPEKIAISGKDSRQQVLVTGDQTDGRLRDLTRETEYKIQPAEVATIDADGLITPLSEGTAKLTATSGEFQSEFPLEISGIDNPLPINFKNQIAPIFTKLSCNGGGCHGKSGGQNGFSLSLLGFYPDDDYEFLVKENRGRRIFPPAPAESLLLTKATGQSPHGGGKRMEEDSYEYRMLFSWIEQGMPFGTDNDPVITGIECFPKSRVMSHNSEQQITVLATFSDGSTKDVTRMALFEPNDTEMADVSKTGLVSTLDLSGEVAIMARYLSQVSTFRATVPLGAEIKELPESDNLIDLAVFGKLKLLGIPPSDLCDDNTFIRRVSIDIAGRLPTEDEVRAFVADETPNKRALWIDQLLESPEYADYFAKKWNMILRNKPNAATDAAGTYGFYQWIWNSMYENKPYDKFVSEIITAAGDPTRNPAVIWYRSVNENNEQVEDTAQLFLGVRIQCARCHHHPFEKWSQNDYYSLSAFFSRIGYKEMDDVRYAHGSEKILVHTEGTAQANNPRDGQKLAPAGLGSEPFTIANDRDPRVYLAEWMSNPENPFFAKSVVNRYWKHFFSRGVVEPEDDMRETNPPTNPELLDNLSQHFVDNQFDLKDLVRTICNSKTYQLSAFPNEYNLKDKQNFSRYYPKRLTAEVLYDAFHQVTDTTQAYAGLPQGSRAVELRNPDSGPYFLKVFGQPQGDTACECERSQDANLAQSLHLLNSTEVQNKVSNDTGRAANLAKAEDSTSEEKIRELYRWMYAREPNPDELSVALAHIEKNKENSRTAYEDIVWALINTKEFLFNH; this is translated from the coding sequence ATGAGTCGAACACAAATGATCTGGCGAAACCTGATACTCGCTTCCTGCGGTCTGTTGCTCTTCAGCTCCGTAATGCCAGTCTCTCAATCAGTCCAGGCGGAAACGACTTCCCCCGCGACAGAGGCTGCCACAACTGAACCGGAATCAAAACCAGTTCCGGTCACGGCAATTCGGATAGAAGCAGCCACTCCTGAAAAAATCGCGATCAGTGGTAAAGATTCCCGCCAACAGGTGCTTGTCACTGGCGACCAGACGGACGGCCGTCTCCGCGACTTGACTCGCGAAACCGAATACAAAATTCAACCTGCTGAAGTGGCCACGATCGATGCCGATGGCTTGATCACACCGCTGTCCGAAGGGACTGCCAAACTGACGGCAACCTCCGGAGAATTTCAGTCGGAATTCCCTCTCGAAATCTCGGGCATCGATAACCCCTTACCTATCAACTTCAAAAACCAGATCGCCCCCATCTTCACCAAGCTGAGCTGTAACGGTGGTGGATGCCACGGAAAATCAGGCGGCCAGAACGGTTTCAGTCTGTCGTTGCTCGGTTTCTATCCAGACGACGACTACGAGTTTCTCGTGAAAGAAAACCGGGGACGACGTATCTTCCCACCCGCACCGGCTGAAAGCCTGCTCTTAACCAAAGCCACTGGCCAGTCACCTCATGGTGGTGGAAAGCGGATGGAAGAAGATAGCTACGAGTACCGCATGCTCTTCAGTTGGATTGAACAGGGAATGCCTTTCGGTACAGATAATGATCCTGTCATCACAGGAATCGAATGCTTTCCGAAATCCCGCGTGATGTCTCACAACTCCGAACAACAGATTACGGTTCTGGCAACCTTCAGCGATGGCTCCACCAAAGATGTCACTCGCATGGCGCTGTTCGAACCGAACGATACCGAAATGGCTGATGTCAGTAAAACTGGCCTCGTCTCGACGCTCGACCTTTCCGGTGAAGTCGCCATCATGGCACGCTATCTCAGCCAAGTTTCGACTTTTCGGGCGACCGTCCCACTTGGTGCGGAAATTAAAGAACTTCCCGAGTCGGATAATCTGATCGATCTGGCCGTCTTCGGTAAACTGAAATTGCTCGGTATTCCTCCCTCAGATCTCTGTGACGACAATACATTCATTCGTCGCGTCTCGATCGACATCGCCGGTCGATTACCAACCGAAGATGAAGTCCGTGCATTCGTCGCTGACGAAACTCCAAACAAACGAGCTCTCTGGATTGACCAGTTGCTTGAGAGTCCGGAATATGCCGATTACTTCGCTAAAAAATGGAACATGATTCTCCGCAACAAACCGAATGCGGCCACCGATGCTGCCGGAACCTATGGTTTCTACCAATGGATCTGGAACAGCATGTACGAGAACAAACCGTACGACAAATTTGTCTCTGAAATCATTACGGCAGCAGGGGACCCCACACGGAACCCGGCCGTGATCTGGTATCGCAGCGTCAACGAAAATAACGAACAGGTGGAAGACACCGCTCAGCTCTTCCTAGGTGTTCGTATCCAATGTGCCCGCTGTCACCACCATCCGTTCGAGAAATGGAGCCAGAACGACTATTACAGCCTTTCTGCCTTCTTCTCCCGCATTGGTTACAAAGAGATGGACGACGTCCGTTACGCTCACGGAAGTGAGAAAATCCTTGTCCACACAGAAGGAACTGCACAAGCAAATAATCCCAGAGACGGACAGAAGCTCGCTCCCGCAGGACTTGGTTCCGAACCATTCACCATCGCTAACGACCGCGACCCCCGAGTCTATCTGGCCGAATGGATGTCCAATCCAGAGAATCCGTTCTTTGCCAAATCAGTTGTGAACCGCTACTGGAAGCACTTCTTCAGCCGCGGAGTCGTCGAACCTGAAGATGATATGCGAGAAACGAATCCTCCTACGAACCCGGAACTGCTGGACAACCTGTCTCAGCATTTCGTCGACAATCAGTTCGATCTGAAAGACCTCGTCCGCACGATCTGTAATTCCAAAACATATCAGCTGAGTGCCTTCCCGAACGAATACAACTTGAAAGACAAACAGAACTTCTCTCGCTATTACCCTAAACGGCTGACGGCGGAAGTCCTGTACGACGCGTTCCATCAAGTGACTGACACCACTCAGGCCTACGCCGGTTTACCCCAGGGTAGCCGTGCCGTGGAACTTCGTAATCCTGATTCAGGACCTTACTTCCTGAAAGTCTTCGGACAGCCACAGGGCGATACCGCCTGTGAATGTGAACGGTCTCAGGATGCAAACCTGGCTCAGAGTCTGCACCTGCTGAACAGCACCGAAGTCCAGAACAAGGTTTCGAATGATACTGGTCGCGCAGCCAATTTGGCCAAAGCGGAAGATAGTACGTCCGAAGAGAAAATTCGGGAACTTTATCGCTGGATGTACGCTCGCGAGCCTAACCCGGATGAACTTTCGGTCGCTCTGGCGCACATCGAGAAGAACAAAGAAAATTCCCGTACCGCCTACGAAGACATCGTCTGGGCTTTAATTAACACGAAAGAGTTCCTGTTTAACCACTAA
- a CDS encoding sialidase family protein: MFLHSSSKYFACRQLALVLLCLITSMATSPLMAEDASDIKQPAKYVGPLKPEHAVTNRAFQGIPSLAVAKSGRLWATWYAGVTPSEDSNNYVILSTSGDNGKTWEEVLVVDPDGAGPVRTYDPELWLAPDGNLRLIWAQTVGHTGTVAGVWFLKITNPDEAQPEYEQPRRITDGVMMCKPLVLSTGEWLLPASTWRETDNSAKVVVSSDMGKTWTVRGGCHLPKKVRAFDEHMLIEKENGTLWLLARTRYGIGESVSTDGGVTWPDLAPSNIPHPSARFFIRRLNSGNLLLVKHGPLDKQIGRSHLTAYLSTDDGKSWQGGLLIDERSSVSYPDGQQTEDGVIHIIYDFDRTGARHILRTSFTEADILAKKDVSSKVIMRQVVSEGSGGQEKK, from the coding sequence ATGTTCCTACACTCTTCTTCTAAATACTTTGCCTGTCGTCAATTAGCTCTGGTTTTGCTCTGCCTGATCACCAGCATGGCGACCTCACCGTTGATGGCTGAAGATGCCTCCGACATTAAACAACCAGCGAAATACGTCGGTCCTCTAAAACCCGAACATGCCGTCACAAATCGGGCCTTTCAGGGAATTCCCAGCCTGGCTGTCGCCAAGTCTGGTCGATTGTGGGCCACTTGGTACGCGGGTGTGACTCCCTCGGAAGACTCCAACAATTACGTCATCCTCAGTACCAGTGGCGACAACGGAAAAACCTGGGAGGAAGTCCTCGTTGTCGATCCCGATGGAGCAGGTCCCGTCCGCACTTACGACCCGGAACTCTGGCTGGCTCCCGATGGCAACCTGCGTCTCATCTGGGCGCAGACAGTTGGGCACACCGGCACCGTCGCCGGGGTCTGGTTTCTGAAAATCACCAATCCGGATGAGGCACAACCAGAATACGAACAGCCAAGACGAATCACCGACGGAGTCATGATGTGCAAGCCACTCGTTCTCTCCACTGGCGAATGGTTGCTTCCCGCATCGACCTGGCGCGAGACGGATAACAGTGCGAAGGTCGTCGTCTCTTCAGACATGGGAAAAACATGGACAGTACGTGGTGGTTGCCATCTCCCCAAGAAAGTTCGTGCATTCGACGAACATATGCTGATAGAAAAAGAAAACGGAACACTCTGGCTCCTGGCTCGAACCCGCTATGGCATCGGGGAAAGTGTCTCTACCGATGGAGGCGTTACCTGGCCGGACCTCGCTCCGTCTAACATTCCCCATCCTTCCGCCCGATTCTTCATTCGCCGGTTGAACTCGGGAAATCTACTCCTTGTCAAACATGGCCCCCTCGACAAACAGATTGGTCGCTCACATCTCACCGCCTATCTTTCTACAGATGATGGAAAGTCCTGGCAGGGCGGTCTACTTATCGACGAGCGAAGTAGCGTCTCCTACCCGGATGGTCAGCAAACCGAAGATGGTGTCATCCACATCATTTATGACTTCGACCGGACAGGCGCTAGACACATCCTGCGAACCAGTTTCACCGAAGCCGATATCCTCGCTAAGAAAGACGTCTCCAGCAAAGTGATCATGAGGCAGGTGGTGAGCGAAGGAAGCGGCGGGCAAGAGAAGAAATAG
- a CDS encoding beta-lactamase hydrolase domain-containing protein — MSKRIRMNDALTVGSQPEREEFSELHDRGFQTIVNFRTTVEEDAPLSPEDERQLVEEAGMHYLHFPVSLDKINSELVDQFRDKLESVPEPIYAHCKSGKRAGAMFMMHIATEKGMTGQRTLEQAEQMGFGCDKPALREFVRSYIDEHSSAHR, encoded by the coding sequence ATGTCTAAACGAATACGAATGAATGATGCACTCACGGTTGGCTCTCAACCGGAGCGTGAAGAGTTTTCGGAACTGCATGATCGTGGATTTCAGACGATCGTCAATTTCAGAACAACGGTAGAGGAAGATGCTCCCTTATCTCCGGAAGATGAACGACAGTTGGTGGAAGAGGCAGGAATGCACTACCTGCATTTTCCAGTCTCTCTGGACAAGATTAACAGCGAACTTGTTGATCAATTTCGTGACAAGCTGGAATCCGTTCCAGAGCCAATTTATGCCCACTGTAAAAGTGGGAAACGGGCGGGAGCAATGTTCATGATGCATATTGCGACTGAGAAAGGGATGACGGGTCAAAGAACTTTGGAGCAGGCAGAGCAGATGGGATTTGGATGCGATAAACCAGCGTTACGTGAATTTGTAAGGTCGTACATTGATGAGCATTCCAGTGCGCATCGATGA
- a CDS encoding coiled-coil domain-containing protein, giving the protein MGSLSNPFRNVRIRYCCFALTVGALLLACYPSVSTAQLPVTTLHSIAPLGDQAGTTVEVTLASGDEVADVTSLIFNHPGITAQPKMQGEGEAAKPVPLKFLVNIAADVPAGTYEVRAEGFFGISNPRRFAVSNLKEFPEAEPNNSFDVATAIELEGVANGAIHAAGEIDCFKFEGKQGQRILAFARAAQLDSRLNAVTELYDANHKRIGFARNNKKYDALVDVVLPADGTYFLKLFDLQFLGSIDHGYRVTVSTAPYIDFVIPASIPPNQVSEVTLYGRNLPGGTASDQMVDGQPLEILKVQITAPEKTDSLPENELFYSSQYDVDGFTYRFQKDNLTSNPVTMYYADAPVGFELEPNDTLEKAQAITIPGEYTGQFQNPGDSDYFTFDATQGAVYYVEVYGQRNGSDADPTFVIEQLSYDAEGKESVKRITLQDDNATELLSPGFTTKTQDPVFRFEVPATGKYRLLVRDRFFDSRGQSEFVYRLAIRPESPDFKLVAVPMKTKLLADATTETGTLSLRKGENLELMVLAGRRDGYAGPIDIQVEGLPAGVTYEIKPVPGNANQFRMILSSATDAAIGTAQLKITGSAHIENPDAIRQLAATQSAVKQQQEALQKQQTELTAKQEAATAANQKIAAAVTAVKAKPEDAEVQKQLIATVQGAATAEQEVAKAQAAVTSVEQAVAQAQEKVKQAETHKQEVSRDVVRTARTGTIAWNTLANVPVIPRLARTLYLSVIDESAPYQIKAEQTEIVLHQGQQFFLPLAVGSPLAGNVELTLAGLDKNQKLTADVVTLTKDQSAGHFRFYAAHDAPAAEYTYYLKSKSTFGYRKHLARMESLQKQQAEQATTIQQSDAALKASLAKVEETTKAVADATTGKATTDQQLVASQTQLKELQAAQTAAQEREKEFAQLSTDLAGVGQQAKASLDRIALLSKNANNEELANSLNATSQQTDLSLKQIQLAVESAQNTLKVAQANSANAAKGVEAQVAAIKTAETAVQTSQKNLETAEANKQAAVAAQQKADADLKAVQAAKVALDEQVKAADAVAKPANIEIYPPSNYFKVTVKPAPAQLTATPADSGQLKQGGEVSVKVNVVRTESFKGPVKLELVLPPGKTGITSDPIELTPEQTEAALILKGTADLAEGDIANVAIRGTADADGPAHFDAVFNLKVIK; this is encoded by the coding sequence ATGGGATCGCTCTCGAACCCGTTTCGAAACGTTCGGATTCGTTACTGTTGCTTCGCTTTGACCGTTGGTGCATTGCTGCTGGCGTGCTATCCTTCAGTATCAACCGCACAGCTTCCTGTGACGACTTTGCATTCGATCGCTCCTCTCGGCGATCAGGCAGGCACGACGGTCGAGGTCACCCTCGCCAGCGGAGACGAAGTTGCCGATGTCACCAGCCTGATATTCAATCATCCCGGTATCACCGCTCAACCGAAAATGCAGGGAGAAGGGGAAGCAGCCAAGCCCGTTCCTCTGAAATTCCTCGTAAACATTGCCGCAGATGTTCCTGCCGGAACCTATGAAGTTCGCGCAGAAGGGTTCTTCGGTATTAGTAATCCCCGCCGGTTCGCGGTATCCAACCTGAAAGAATTTCCAGAAGCAGAACCGAATAATTCCTTCGATGTGGCAACCGCTATCGAACTCGAAGGAGTCGCAAATGGAGCGATTCACGCTGCTGGCGAAATCGACTGTTTTAAATTTGAAGGTAAACAGGGACAACGAATCCTCGCCTTCGCACGAGCCGCGCAACTCGATTCACGCCTGAACGCTGTAACTGAATTGTACGATGCAAACCACAAACGAATTGGCTTTGCTCGCAACAACAAAAAATACGATGCCCTCGTCGACGTGGTACTTCCAGCAGATGGAACCTATTTCCTCAAACTATTCGACCTGCAGTTCTTAGGCTCCATTGACCATGGCTACCGGGTCACGGTGAGTACTGCACCGTACATTGATTTTGTCATTCCCGCCTCCATCCCCCCGAACCAGGTTAGCGAAGTCACGCTGTACGGTCGCAATCTTCCCGGCGGAACCGCTTCCGACCAGATGGTCGATGGCCAACCCCTTGAAATACTCAAAGTCCAGATCACGGCCCCGGAAAAGACAGACAGTCTTCCTGAAAACGAACTCTTCTATTCGTCTCAGTACGATGTCGACGGCTTCACCTACCGATTTCAAAAAGACAACCTGACTTCTAATCCAGTCACCATGTACTACGCCGACGCGCCCGTTGGCTTTGAATTGGAACCTAACGACACTCTGGAAAAAGCTCAGGCGATTACCATTCCCGGTGAATACACAGGCCAGTTCCAGAATCCCGGAGACAGTGACTATTTCACCTTCGATGCCACACAGGGAGCTGTCTACTACGTCGAGGTCTACGGCCAAAGAAATGGCAGCGACGCAGACCCCACATTTGTCATCGAACAACTCTCTTACGATGCCGAAGGCAAAGAGTCCGTCAAGCGAATTACCTTGCAGGACGACAACGCCACTGAATTGCTTAGTCCCGGATTCACTACCAAAACTCAAGACCCCGTTTTTCGGTTCGAAGTTCCTGCAACGGGCAAATACCGTTTACTTGTCCGGGATCGGTTCTTTGACAGCCGAGGGCAGTCCGAGTTCGTTTATCGGCTCGCAATCCGCCCTGAATCTCCTGATTTCAAGCTGGTCGCCGTTCCAATGAAAACCAAACTGCTGGCTGATGCCACCACGGAAACAGGGACACTCTCCTTACGTAAAGGGGAAAATCTGGAACTGATGGTGCTCGCAGGTCGTCGTGACGGATATGCAGGACCGATCGACATCCAAGTCGAAGGGTTACCCGCTGGTGTTACTTATGAAATTAAACCCGTTCCCGGCAATGCGAATCAATTCCGTATGATTCTTTCCTCCGCAACTGATGCTGCGATTGGAACGGCACAACTGAAAATCACTGGCTCTGCACATATCGAAAACCCGGACGCCATCCGTCAACTGGCGGCGACCCAGTCAGCAGTCAAGCAGCAACAGGAAGCACTTCAAAAACAACAGACCGAACTGACTGCCAAACAGGAAGCGGCCACGGCAGCTAATCAGAAAATCGCCGCCGCTGTCACCGCAGTGAAAGCTAAACCTGAAGATGCCGAAGTTCAAAAACAATTAATTGCCACAGTACAAGGTGCCGCCACAGCCGAGCAAGAAGTTGCTAAGGCGCAGGCTGCAGTAACTTCTGTCGAACAAGCGGTTGCACAGGCTCAAGAAAAAGTCAAACAGGCAGAAACCCATAAACAGGAAGTCTCCCGCGATGTCGTTCGCACAGCTCGTACCGGAACGATCGCCTGGAACACTTTGGCGAACGTCCCCGTCATTCCTCGTCTGGCACGCACTCTTTACCTGTCTGTCATTGATGAATCTGCTCCTTACCAAATCAAAGCGGAGCAAACCGAAATCGTCCTCCATCAGGGGCAACAATTCTTTCTGCCACTGGCTGTTGGATCACCGTTAGCCGGCAATGTCGAACTGACTTTGGCAGGATTAGATAAAAACCAGAAGCTGACAGCCGACGTTGTCACCCTTACCAAAGACCAGTCAGCAGGCCATTTTCGCTTTTACGCCGCGCACGATGCACCCGCCGCTGAATACACTTACTACCTGAAGAGTAAATCAACTTTCGGTTACCGAAAACATCTCGCCCGTATGGAAAGCCTGCAAAAACAACAGGCAGAACAGGCCACCACGATCCAGCAGTCCGATGCCGCCTTGAAGGCGTCCCTCGCGAAGGTTGAAGAAACAACCAAAGCGGTCGCCGACGCAACCACAGGTAAAGCGACGACAGACCAACAGTTGGTTGCCAGCCAAACTCAACTTAAAGAATTACAGGCCGCACAAACAGCAGCTCAAGAACGTGAAAAAGAATTTGCCCAGCTCTCCACCGATCTGGCCGGCGTAGGCCAACAGGCGAAAGCCAGCTTGGACCGAATCGCGTTACTCTCCAAGAACGCAAACAACGAAGAACTGGCGAACAGCCTGAATGCCACGTCACAGCAAACAGATCTCTCTCTGAAACAAATTCAACTAGCAGTCGAATCGGCACAAAACACTCTGAAAGTCGCACAAGCGAATTCCGCCAATGCAGCCAAGGGTGTAGAAGCTCAGGTCGCCGCCATTAAAACGGCTGAAACAGCCGTCCAAACCAGTCAGAAGAATTTAGAAACAGCGGAAGCGAATAAACAAGCGGCAGTCGCAGCCCAACAAAAAGCGGACGCTGATCTCAAGGCGGTCCAAGCCGCCAAAGTCGCTCTCGACGAACAAGTCAAAGCAGCCGACGCTGTCGCCAAACCAGCCAATATCGAAATCTATCCTCCGTCAAATTACTTCAAAGTGACAGTCAAACCGGCTCCCGCCCAACTCACCGCCACTCCAGCCGATTCCGGCCAATTGAAGCAGGGGGGTGAAGTCTCGGTGAAGGTAAACGTCGTACGTACAGAAAGCTTTAAAGGACCCGTCAAACTTGAACTCGTATTGCCTCCAGGTAAGACGGGCATCACCAGCGATCCAATCGAACTGACTCCGGAACAGACGGAAGCGGCACTCATCCTTAAAGGAACAGCCGATCTTGCCGAAGGAGACATTGCTAACGTGGCTATCCGGGGAACGGCCGATGCCGATGGGCCTGCTCACTTCGACGCCGTCTTCAACCTCAAAGTAATCAAGTAA